One window of Quercus robur chromosome 12, dhQueRobu3.1, whole genome shotgun sequence genomic DNA carries:
- the LOC126710616 gene encoding uncharacterized protein LOC126710616, which produces MYSYINFTICFLELYLIFFYGFSLLWSGFKCILVDKLIKSLLYTDLFQDHFAPSSYFKLPNAIPNYLENCSFLPKLNSELPDERNSTYKEWFISLQNLVLIMFENDTLLTPKETSWFGYYPDGAFKPILPPQQTQLYIEDWIGLKTLDEAGRVKYVSVPGYHLDISQSDIEEYVLPYL; this is translated from the exons ATGTattcttatataaattttacaatttgtttTCTTGAGCTCTATCTAATATTCTTTTATGGCTTTTCGCTTTTATGGTCTGGTTTTAAATGCATTCTTGTGGACAAATTAATCAAGTCATTGCTCTACACTGACCTTTTCCAA GATCACTTTGCTCCCAGCAGTTATTTCAAATTACCAAAT GCTATTCCCAACTATTTAGAGAATTGCAGTTTTCTTCCAAAGCTTAACAGTGAACTCCCTGACGAGAGAAACTCCACTTATAAGGAATGGTTCATTAGCTTACAGAACTTGGTGCTTATCATg TTTGAGAATGATACTCTTTTGACACCTAAGGAAACCTCCTGGTTTGGATATTACCCAGATGGGGCCTTCAAGCCCATTTTACCTCCACAACAG ACACAGCTTTACATTGAGGATTGGATTGGTTTGAAAACCTTAGATGAAGCAGGAAGGGTAAAGTACGTAAGTGTTCCTGGATATCATCTTGACATCTCCCAAAGTGATATTGAAGAGTATGTTCTGCCTTATTTGTAG